Below is a window of Halolamina sp. CBA1230 DNA.
GGTGCGGTGGCGGGCCACGCCGAGGGCGACCCCGACGGCGCTGCCCGGGAGGAGATCCGCGAGGAGACTGGACTCGACCACGAATCGGACGTGACGCTCCTGCGTCGAGGCGACTCGTTCGAGGTGATGGACGAGGATCTCGGCACGCGCTGGGTCGTCCACCCGTACCTGTTCGACGCCCGGCACCGTGAGGTGACGACGAACTACGAGACGACCGAGCACGAGTGGGCGCCACCGACCGAGATCCTGCGCCGCGAGACGGTGCCGGAGCTGTGGCGCTCCTACGACCGCGTGCGGCCGACCGTCGAGGCTGTCGCCGAGGACCGAGACCACGGCTCCAGCTACCTCTCGCTGCGCGCGCTGGAACGCCTCCGGGACGAGGCCGCGCTGGGGGTCGAGCGCGGCGCGACCGACTGGGATGACCTCGCCGCGACGGCGCGGGACCTCCGGGACGCCCGCCCGTCGATGGTCGTGGTCGCGAACCGCGTGAATCGAGCGATGGACGCCGCGAGTGAGGTGGGGTGTCCCGCCGCTGTGGAGCGAGCGGCCACCGAGGCGATCGACCGCGCCCTCGCGGCGGACGAGCGAGCGGCTGCCCACGCGGCCGAGCGCCTGCCCGATCGCGTCGCCACGCTCTCACGTTCAGGGACCGTTCTCTCGGCTCTCGCGGCGGCCGACCCCGAATCGGTGCTCGTCGCGGAGTCGCGGCCGGGCCGGGAGGGCGTCGACGCCGCGGCGGAGATCGCGAGCAGGACCGACGCTGCGGTGACGGTCACGACCGACGCCGCGTTCGGGGAACGTCTGACCGAGGACGCCGACGCGCTGCTCGTGGGAGCGGACGCGGTGCTCCCGGACGGGCGCGTCGTGAACAAGGTCGGGACTCGCGGGGCGGTCGCTGCGGCGGCGGCGGAGGGGGCGGACTGCTACGTCGTCACGACGAGCGACAAAGTTCGGCCGGAAGAAGACGACGATGACGCGTCGTTCGACCGCGAGGAGCGTGATCTGTCGGCGGTGTACGACGGCGACGCCGACGTTTCGGTCGCGAACCCGACGTTCGGCGCGACGCCGACCGAACGGTTCGACGCGGTCGTCACCGAGGACGGAACGCTCGATAGCGAGGGGATTCGGGCGGTCGCCGCGGAGCATCGACGGCGTGCAACGTGGGACGAGGTGTAGACAGGCTCGCTTCCACTTCCACCACACTCGGGAAACCCTCTTTTCCGTCCCGCCCGGACTCACCCCCATGAACGGGAGCACCCTCCCCGGAACCGGCGACGACGAGTCGCCCGACAGAGTGGTGCTCCACGTGGACCAAGATTGCTTCTACGCCTCCTGCGAACGCCTGCGGGAGCCCGAACTCCGGGGCGAACCGGTCGTCGTCGGCATGGGGTACGAGGCGGGCGAGACCATCGGCGCCGTCGCGACTGCCTCCTACGAGGCCCGGGCGTACGGCGTCGACTCCGCCCAGCCCATCTCGCAGGCCGTCGAGCGACTGCCCCCCGTGGAGCGCCCGGACCTCGGCTCCGCCGAGGACGACCGCGGCCACTACCGCCCGGTGGACATGGAGTTCTACCAGTCGGTCGCGAGCGAGGTGAAGGAGATCCTGCACGACTGCGCCGAGACGGTGCGGGAGGTGAGCATCGACGAGGCGTACCTCGACGTGACCGACCGCACGTCGTGGGAGCGTGTCGACGCGCCGGCGCGGGCCTCCGGCGCCGCCGAGCAGCGCACCCTCGCGGAGGGGTTCGCGCGCCACGTCCGCGAGCGCATCGCCCGCGAGGTGGGCGTGCCCGCGAGCGTCGGCGTCGCGCCGAACATGGCGACCGCGAAGATCGCCAGCGATCACGACAAGCCGGACGGGCTGACCGTCGTCCCCCCGGGGACTGTCGCGGAGTTCCTCGCGCCGCTGCCCGTCGAGGAGATCCACGGCGTCGGCCCGGTGCGGGCGGGCGAACTCCGCGACATGGGGATCGAGACCGCCGGCGACCTCGCGGCTGCGGACCCGGGCCACCTGCAGGACCGCTTCGGCGACCGTGGGGTGGAGCTCCACGAGCGCGCTCGGGGGAACGACGACCGCGAGGTGACGCCCACGGGGCTGCCCAAGAGTCTCTCCCGGGAGTCCTCCTTCTCGGAAGCCACCGACGACGCCGAAGCGATGCGGGAGAAGGTCCGCGCGCTCGCGGCCGCCGTCGCGGAGCGCGCGCGGTCGAAGGACGCCCTCTACCGAACGATCGGGATCAAAGCCGTCACGACGCCGTACGACGTGAACACCCGCGCCGAGTCGCTCTCTGGCCCCGTCGACGACCCCGACCTGGTGGCGGAGACCGCGCTCTCGCTACTCACGGAGTTCGAGGACGAACCGGTCCGCAAGCTCGGCGTCCGCGTGTCGAATCTGAGCTTCACGGC
It encodes the following:
- a CDS encoding NUDIX domain-containing protein — translated: MADDETHVVTVFLRNDAEVLLLRRSDEVGSYSGRWGAVAGHAEGDPDGAAREEIREETGLDHESDVTLLRRGDSFEVMDEDLGTRWVVHPYLFDARHREVTTNYETTEHEWAPPTEILRRETVPELWRSYDRVRPTVEAVAEDRDHGSSYLSLRALERLRDEAALGVERGATDWDDLAATARDLRDARPSMVVVANRVNRAMDAASEVGCPAAVERAATEAIDRALAADERAAAHAAERLPDRVATLSRSGTVLSALAAADPESVLVAESRPGREGVDAAAEIASRTDAAVTVTTDAAFGERLTEDADALLVGADAVLPDGRVVNKVGTRGAVAAAAAEGADCYVVTTSDKVRPEEDDDDASFDREERDLSAVYDGDADVSVANPTFGATPTERFDAVVTEDGTLDSEGIRAVAAEHRRRATWDEV
- the dinB gene encoding DNA polymerase IV, which gives rise to MNGSTLPGTGDDESPDRVVLHVDQDCFYASCERLREPELRGEPVVVGMGYEAGETIGAVATASYEARAYGVDSAQPISQAVERLPPVERPDLGSAEDDRGHYRPVDMEFYQSVASEVKEILHDCAETVREVSIDEAYLDVTDRTSWERVDAPARASGAAEQRTLAEGFARHVRERIAREVGVPASVGVAPNMATAKIASDHDKPDGLTVVPPGTVAEFLAPLPVEEIHGVGPVRAGELRDMGIETAGDLAAADPGHLQDRFGDRGVELHERARGNDDREVTPTGLPKSLSRESSFSEATDDAEAMREKVRALAAAVAERARSKDALYRTIGIKAVTTPYDVNTRAESLSGPVDDPDLVAETALSLLTEFEDEPVRKLGVRVSNLSFTAGEQASLDGFDAVADGSGADADDPTVEREDAPAAEERSGQFSLGEFE